The genomic interval GCGCAGATGAGTGAGGAGGGCATTACCGTTCTTCCTGCAAATCTCATGGAAGCCATTGAGGAACTCAGGGCAAATCCGATCGCCAGAGAAACTCTCGGTAATCATATCTTCGAGAAATTTATCGAGGCAAAAATCAAGGAATGGGATGCTTTCCGAACCAATGTTTCCCAGTGGGAACTTGATGAATACCTGGCAATATACTGATCCTTGATGATCTCGTAAAAATCATCGCAGTTGCCGAGATGGATGAGTACATCATCCCTTACAGCTGATAAGACAAGCCCGCATACTTTTGCAGTATGCGGGCTTTTTTTCTCTCCCCGGAGTACATCCCTTGCCATTTTTGCTGATCCACATTAAAGAATATGGAGGTTTTATTGCAAAGGAAAAGATGGATGGGATCAGGAAAAAACAGAAAATACATGACCGTTTCCGGGGTGCTGCCAGAGGTGGTTCGCCATCAGGGTTGGGCTGCCAAGCTTGAGATGCATTCCTTCTTTCCCATCTGGGAGAAGGTGGTGGGGGAAAATGTTGCCTGCTGTTCCCGGCCTTTAAAGATCGTCAAGGATGTTCTCTGGCTGGAGGTGGAAAGCTCCACCTGGATGCAGCAGCTGCAGTTCGAGAAGATGCGGATATTGGATGATATCAATGCAACGCTCACCAGATCGCGTATCCGCGACATCAGATTTCTCCTGCCGCGGGATGAAGAACAGGGACCT from Desulfopila inferna carries:
- a CDS encoding DUF721 domain-containing protein — translated: MGSGKNRKYMTVSGVLPEVVRHQGWAAKLEMHSFFPIWEKVVGENVACCSRPLKIVKDVLWLEVESSTWMQQLQFEKMRILDDINATLTRSRIRDIRFLLPRDEEQGPSKELPEIIFVSPDPEALRKFEKQVGIIEDEAIRESLIRLWYLTKACRRKQKS